CTCCGCAGCCATTTACGGTGCCCGGGGCGGTAACGGGGTAGTGATCATCACTACCAAGCAAGGCAAACGCGACGGCACCATGAACGTGTCTTATGAAGGATACGTGGGTATTCAGAACCCTTGGCGCAAAGTAGAGCTTCTGAATGGCCGTGAATACGCGGTTATGATGAATGAAGGAGCCGCCAATGCCGGCGTTACGCCTCCGTTTGCAGACCCTACCCAATTTGGCGAAGGGACCAACTGGCAAGATGCTTTGTTTGAGAAGAATGCCCGCATCCAGAACCACCAAGTGAACATTACCGGCGGTTCAGAGAAATCAGGCTATTCAGCGGCCCTTTCCTATTTTGACCAGGACGGTATTGTGGGTGGTGACAAATCAAATTTCCAGCGCTACACCGCCCGGGTGAATGCAGACAACCAAGTAAAAAGCTTCCTGAAGTTTGGCACCAACCTGGCCTACACCCACTTAAAGAGAAGAGCCTTTGACCCGAACCAGGAGTTTGGCGGCATTCTGAGCAACGCCCTTAACATGGACCCGCTTACCCCAGTGTACGAAACCGACCCAGCCAGACTAGGCCAAAGCCTGTACACCCTTAACCCAGTGGTGCGTGATGCCAACGGCCGCGTGTTCGGGATTTCTTCTTATGCCTCACAGGAAGTTGTGAACCCCTTGGCCCGTTTGCAGGTCATGAACGGCCTCACCAACGTAGATAAACTGGTTGGTAACCTCTACGGGGAGGTCAAACTGCTGGAAGGCCTTACGTTCCGGTCTACCTTGGGCATTGACCTGGCCTACGTGGTGAACACCAATTACAACCCAGTGTATTACTTGAATGCTGCGCAGCAGAATGGCACTGCCCTTACCTCCAGAGGCACAGACCGGTACTACACCTGGCAAACCGAGAACTACTTCAACTACAACAAAACCATCGGTGATCATAGTGTGGGTGTGACCGTGGGTACCTCGGCGCTCAAATCACGTAATGAAGGCCTTTTTGGCTCCAATACCGGCTTGGTTACGGCAGACCCTAGCATGGCCTACCTGAATCTGGCAGTAGGCGCCGGAACAGCCGTAGCCCTGGGTGGAGCCAGTGAGCGCTCCATTCTTTCCTTCTTTGGTAGAACCAACTACGCCTACAAAGGCAAGTACCTGTTGTCTGCCACGGTGAGAAGAGACGGATCTTCGCGCTTTGGTAGTGAAAACAAATACGCCACTTTCCCTTCCTTCTCGGCGGGTTGGGTATTGTCTGAAGAAAGCTTCTTCCCAGAGGGCAACGTGGTGAGCCTGGCTAAGATTAGAGCGTCCTGGGGCCAGAATGGAAACGAGGAGATTGGCGGGTTTTACCCTTGGGCCGCGCGCATTGGCGTAGGCAGAGGCTATACCTTCTATACCCCGTCAGGTAAAGGCTACACCAGCGGCGCGGCGCCTGAGGCTGCGGCCAACCCAGAACTACAATGGGAAACCTCTGAGCAGACCAACTTGGGGATTGACCTTTCCTTCTTCAACAACGCCCTGACCCTGACCACCGACTATTACATTAAATCTACCAAAGGCCTGCTGGTAACGCCTCCTATTCTGGGCAGCACCGGCTACAACGCGCCTCCGGTAAACGGCGGTGAGGTAAGAAACACAGGTCTTGAAGTGGCCTTGAACTACCAGGGCTCTATCAGTCAGTTGGGTTACAACATTGGCTTGAACGGAAGCATCAACAAAAACAAGGTCATCAGCATTAACAACGCCGAGGGCATCTTACAAGGCGCCAATTTCACCACCTATGGCGTGGCCTCTAGGAGCCAGGAAGGCTTGCCGGTTGGCTATTTCTACGGTTATAAAACCGCAGGTATCTTCCAGAACCAGAATGAGGTAGAAGCGCAGACCCTGCAGCCCAATGCCGTGCCCGGCGATGTTCGGTTCCTGGACCTGAACAAAGACGGCGCGCTGACCGGCGATGACCGCACCATGATTGGTAACCCAACGCCCAAAGCGGTGGTTGGTCTGAACCTGGGATTAGACTTCAAGAACTTTGATGTAAGCGCCTTCTTCAATGGGGCGTTCGGGCACCAGATCTTTAACGGTACCCGCCGTTATGACCTGGTACGCTCTAACATGCAGTCTACCTTCCTCAACCGCTGGACCGGCCAAGGAAGCTCCAATGAAATGCCACGCTTCACCTGGAACGACACCAACGGAAACTACTCTAAGCTGTCTGACCTCTACGTAGAAGACGGAGATTTCGTGCGGCTGAAAACCCTGCAGTTGGGCTACAACCTGCCTGCCAGCCTGTTAACCAAAATCCATCTGCAGAAACTGCGCCTGTACGTGTCTGCTGACAACCTGCTCACTTTCACAGATTACACGGGCTTTGACCCTGAGATTGGTGCCAGAGGCAGCCTGGACATTGGCATTGACCGCGGCGTGTACCCGCAGGCTAAAACCTTCAGACTTGGATTTAACGCCACTTTCTAATGACTTCACCCATGAAAAATATAGCTAAAAAGACCTCAACCCTATTTCTCTCAGCTTTGCTGCTGGGCGCCTCTGCCGGTTGTGAAGACTTTCTGGACCGGTCTCCGCTGGACACCAGAACCGAAGATAACTTTTACCGCACGCAGGCAGACGCCACCGAGGCCCTTATTGGGGTCTATGATGTGCTGCAGTGGAACACCGTGATCGGCTTCCACCCTACCCCTCTGGTGTTGGACATTCTCTCAGATGATGCGTATTCGGCCGGGCAGGCCAGTTCTGAGCCTAACCTGCTGCAGATGGACCGCCACCAGATCCTGACCACCAACGGGGAGGTGCAGGGGCTCTGGAAGAAGCATTACATTGGTATCTCCCGCGCCAACACGTTGCTGCAGCGCATTCAGGGCATCAACGCCCCAGAGGATTTCAAGAAGCGCACCATTGCCGAGGCAAAATTCCTGCGCGCTCACTTCTACCTGGACCTGGTACGGTTCTTTGAGAACGTGCCGCTTATTTTGGCGCCTCAGGCCCCTAGTGAGTACAACCAGCCCCAGGCCACCCCTAAAGCAGTGTATGACCAGATTGCCCTGGACCTAACCGAGGCCATGGCCGATTTACCTGCTTCCAACCTGCGCCAGAGCACCGGCCGGGCTACCAAATGGGCTGCCAAGGCCTTGCTGGCCAAGACATACCTGTTCTACAAAGGCGTGTACAACCAGGACCTGCAAGCCGGCTCTACGGCGGTAACCGCCCAGGTAGCCTTGCAACACTTGAATGATATCATTACCACCAGCGGCCATGACCTGCTCCCTAATTATGCAGACAACTTCACCCGGGCCAATGAGTTCAGTGTAGAGGCCGTGTGGGAGATTTCCTACTCAGATGAAAACCCCTGGTATGACTGGGGTTACATTCAGGGGGGTGAAGGCAATATGCAGCCGCAGCAGCAAGGGCCCCGCATCAAGAACCCAGCCACCGAGAATTACCTGGCTGGCTGGAGCACTGCCACTCCTACCCAGGAACTGTATGATGCCTTTGAAGCCAATGACCCCAGACGTGATGCCACCATCCTAGCCGAGACCGAATTGGCCGGGGGCAAAGCTAACCTGAACATAGGCTACCAGCACACCGGCTATTTCAGCCAGAAATACACTACCTCTAAAGAGTATGCTCCGGCTGCCGGGCAGCTGGAATTGAACTGGGGTAATAACTACCGCGCCATTAGGTTCTCAGATGTGCTGTTGATGGCCGCTGAGCTACGGCTTTCCACTGGCGGAGATGCGCAGACGCTCCTGAACCGGGTACGTTCCCGTGTGGGCTTACCTGAGAAACCCGCCACCCTGGCCAATATCTTCCAGGAGCGCCGTGTAGAGTTGGCCCTGGAGGGTCACCGTTACTGGGACCTATTGCGCCGCGGTACAGCCGTTGCCAATGCCGCTATCACGGTCAACAGAACCACGCTGCCAGCTAACTATGAAGGAGCGGTCTCTGATTTCAAGATTCAGTTCAACAGTGCCCGGAAAGGCTTCCTGCCTATTCCGCAGAGCGAGTTAGACTTGTCAGCCGGAACGCTTAAGCCTAACGCCGGTTATTAATTCCTTCCATTCAAAAAGACTGTACTCATGAGAAAACAAATAAAAGTAGTGACCCTTCTCCTGCTGGGCGCTTTAGTCTGGACAGGCTGCGAAGTGGAGGACCCGGAGCTGGCTCCGGCCCCTACATCAGAACAGGTGGCATTCTCGGTGCAACCCACCGCCTCTAACCCCAATATCCTGTCCTTCACCTCTACCTCACCGGGCTTCAAGGCTCTCTGGGACTTTGGTGACGGCGCCACTGGTGACGGCACCACCGTGACCCACGCCTATCCGCTGAAAGGCGAATATACCGTCATGCTCACCATCTATACTGCCGGGGGCTCTACCTCCAGCACCAAGAAGGTGACCATTGCCAACACCAACCCCACCATGCTTAACCGCGAGGATTACAACTTTTTGACCGGCGGAGCCAATCAACTGGAGGGAAAAACCTGGGTGATTGACAAGGAAGCCTCGGGCCACCTGGGCATTGGGCCTATCACAGGCACTACGCCAGAATGGTACACCGCCGCGCCCAACGAAAAGGCCAGCGAAGGGTATTATGATGACGAGATGATCTTTAAACTGGGCAACACCTTGTCTTATACCTACAAAAATAACGGTACTACCTTTGCCAACGGAGACAATGCGGCAGGCATTGGCGGCACCAACGGCGGCGGAGACAAAACCGTGAACTATACCCCGCCCACCAACCTTACCTGGAGCATTCTGGACGAGAATGGCAAAAAGTACCTGATTCTCTCCAACGGTGGTTTCATTGGCTACTACACCGGAGTTTCCAGGTATGAGATCCTGAAACTCACCGCCGATGAGATGTACATCCGGAGCGGAAGCGCCGCCGTGGCCGAGCATGCCTGGTACCAGAAACTGGTGCGCAAAGGTTATAGCGTGCCCAAGCCGCCCAAAGAGTACAAGGCCGTGGACATCAATGACAATTTTGACACCCCGGGCAACTTTACCTGGAAGTTTGAGAACATTCTGTTCAATGACAGCTATGACAACCCAGCGCAGGTAGCCGCTAATAACTCAGAGAAAGTGGCCCGTTATACCCGCCAGGCCGGGCAGGCCAATGAGTTCGGCAATGCCTTCATTCAATTCAAACACAACCTGGACCTTACCCAGCGCCACGTGTTCAAGGTGAAAGTGTTCTTGCCCAGCTACAATGACTACACCACCCAGGGCGGTGCCGAAGACTGGTCACCGGTGAAAACCCTGCAGCGGCAACTGTCTGTGAAACTGCAGAACTCAGAACTGGGCGGCAACGCCTGGACCACCCAGGCCGAGGTAGTGCAGCAGGTCACCCAGATGGACCAATGGGTGGAGTTGACGTTTGATTTCGGGGCGCACGCCTCCAGAAAAGACTTTGACAAGATCATTGTGCAGTTTGGCGGCGAGGCCCACTGGAACCCCGGCATTTTCTACCTGGATGATTTCCGGTTGATGCCTTAAATTTTCTACAGGCCAGAGACTTCCGTTTCTGGCCTGTTTTTCCAAAAACAGACACAAAATGAAAAAAATATCTTACCTGGCGCTGTGCCTGGCGGTCTTCTGCTGCCTGACGGTCAGGGGGCAGAGCGGCAACTTCAATGAACTCGTCTGGAGCGATGAGTTTAACGGAGACGGCGTCCTTGACCCCACCTGGTGGAGCTATGACCTGGGCACCGGCAACAATGGCTGGGGCAACAGCGAACTGCAATCCTATACCAACCAACTGGCCAACGTGCGTCAATCCAGCGGAAAGCTGGTGATTGAGGCGCTTAAGCAGAACGGCAACTGGACTTCTGGGCGGGTGAAAACCCAGGGCAAGTTCAAATTCACCCATGGCCGCGTAGAATGGCGGGCCAAACTGGCGCCCGGCGTGGGTACCTGGCCAGCCCTCTGGATGCTGGGCGAAAGCATTACCACCAAAGGCTGGCCCGCTTGCGGCGAGATTGACGTGATGGAATACGTGGACAAGACACCGGGCAGGGTACAAGCTGCCATGCACACCCCTTCCAGCTACGGCAATACCCAGAACGTGGGCGCTACCCAGGTTCCGGATGCCACCAGCGCGTTCCACGTGTACGCCGCCGAGTGGACCGCCAATGAGATCAAGTTCTTCGTGGACAACACCCTGTTCTACACCTACGCCCCGCCCGTGAAAGATGCCCGCACCTGGCCCCTGAACGAAGATTTTTTCCTGATCATGAACATCGCCGTAGGCGGAAACCTGGGCAGCGAGCCTACCCTGGAAACCAACGGCCAGAAAAACGGGATTGACCCCAACCTGACCAGCACGCGCATGGAGATTGACTATGTCCGGGTGTACCAGCCGTTCAGTTCTTTAAGCCTCACGGGTCCGGCCCTGGTAAAACCGCAGGCGCAGAATCTTACGTTTACTGCCAGCCGCCTGGCTAATGCCACTTATAACTGGACCGTTCCGGCGGGCGCTACCATTGTGAGCGGACAAAACACCTCAGAGATAGTAGTGAACTGGGGCAAGAAATCTGGGCAGATAAGCGTACAGATGCAGCACAACGGCCAGACCTACAGCAAAACCCTGGAGGTAAAAGCCAAGCTAGCGCCCAGCGGTACGTCTTTCCAGATTGAAGGCTTTGCGCCGGTCCCCACCGCGCAGTTGACCGGCTCGGGCGGCACCTTTAGTTTCAGCCAGGCCCGCGAGGCCATGCAGATCAAGTACAACGTCACCAGCCCCTCTAACCTGCCAACGGTGCTCTATGAACTGGAAACGCCCCTGGACATGACCGGCTACCCCGTACTGGCGGCGGCCATTAAAACCAAGAACCTGAGCAGAACCGTTACCCTACGGGTAGACTTACAAGATGCCGCCGGTACCATTACCGGCGGCAATCAGGTTTTTTCGCTCTCGCCACTGATAGATGACGGCGAGTTCTACACCTATCACTTCAATTACCAGAACCAACTGGGCACCGGCGCCAGCCAGGTAAACCCCGAAAACATTATCAAGGTCAGGCTGCTGGTCAACTACGGGCTCTTCGGGGAGCCGGGCCAGGACTCGCTCTGGATTGACCATTTCAGTGTGCTTCCGGCTTTGCCAGCTACTCCATCCCGGGCCTCCCACGTAGCCGCCACCATGGCGGCTTCTGGCGTACAGCTCACCTGGCAAGACAATGCCGCCAATGAGCAGGGCTTTACCGTACACCGCTCCAGCCAAAGCCATGACGGGTACACCCAAATAGCATCTTTAGGGGCAGGCGTCAGAACCTTTACAGACCCCACCGGAACCCGCGACACCTTTTACAAAGTACAGGCCTACAATGCCATCGGCGCAGCCGATTTCTCCAACATAGCCACTGTGGCGGGGGTGCTAGCCAGTGCCGAAGAGGCCTGGACGAAGAGCCAATTCGTGCTTTATCCCAACCCGGCCCAACACACATTTTTCGTTTCTTTCCCGGCGCAGACCAAAATAAAATCCGTTAGGCTGTTCACCATGGCCAGCCAGGAAGTGCCCTTGCTGCTTTCTTTTCAACCAGTGCAGAAGCATACGCTTGAAGTGAAACCAGCCACCGCCCTTCCCGCCGGACTTTACCTCTGCCAGATTGAAACCCAGAACGCCGTGCTGGTCAAACGCCTGCTTATTCAGAACCCAACCCCTTAACGCATTCCCTTTTTTCGGCCTTTCCCTTACCGCCCCAGCTGGGGTGCCAGGACGGCACATGCTTACCAACGCTTAACTTATTGCATCCTTATGAAAAGATTTACCGCTACTTTTCTGGCCCTAGGCTTCTCTGCTTTCTCTTTCTCCTCCTTTACCCCACCTGCGCCTGCACCTAAAGTGCCCATTGAAAAACGAGTGGAGGACCTGCTGGCCAAAATGACCCTGGAGGAAAAAGTGGGCCAGCTCAATTTTGTGGTAGGCGACCTGTTCAACACCGGCCCTACCGTGCGCACCACCCAGTCA
This Rufibacter radiotolerans DNA region includes the following protein-coding sequences:
- a CDS encoding SusC/RagA family TonB-linked outer membrane protein → MKKNVLVFLLCFVCSIAFAQTTLTGRVTSASSGEALPGVSVVVKGTTVGAATDVNGNYQIQVPASGTTLLFSYIGFVSKEEPINGRTTINLTLQDDLRALEEVVVVGYGTQLKREVSTAISSVTPEQITQTPVTRVEQALQGRVAGVQVTNISGQPGDAPTVRIRGIGSTGNSSPIYIVDGFPVGGIDYLNPGDIESIDILKDAASAAIYGARGGNGVVIITTKQGKRDGTMNVSYEGYVGIQNPWRKVELLNGREYAVMMNEGAANAGVTPPFADPTQFGEGTNWQDALFEKNARIQNHQVNITGGSEKSGYSAALSYFDQDGIVGGDKSNFQRYTARVNADNQVKSFLKFGTNLAYTHLKRRAFDPNQEFGGILSNALNMDPLTPVYETDPARLGQSLYTLNPVVRDANGRVFGISSYASQEVVNPLARLQVMNGLTNVDKLVGNLYGEVKLLEGLTFRSTLGIDLAYVVNTNYNPVYYLNAAQQNGTALTSRGTDRYYTWQTENYFNYNKTIGDHSVGVTVGTSALKSRNEGLFGSNTGLVTADPSMAYLNLAVGAGTAVALGGASERSILSFFGRTNYAYKGKYLLSATVRRDGSSRFGSENKYATFPSFSAGWVLSEESFFPEGNVVSLAKIRASWGQNGNEEIGGFYPWAARIGVGRGYTFYTPSGKGYTSGAAPEAAANPELQWETSEQTNLGIDLSFFNNALTLTTDYYIKSTKGLLVTPPILGSTGYNAPPVNGGEVRNTGLEVALNYQGSISQLGYNIGLNGSINKNKVISINNAEGILQGANFTTYGVASRSQEGLPVGYFYGYKTAGIFQNQNEVEAQTLQPNAVPGDVRFLDLNKDGALTGDDRTMIGNPTPKAVVGLNLGLDFKNFDVSAFFNGAFGHQIFNGTRRYDLVRSNMQSTFLNRWTGQGSSNEMPRFTWNDTNGNYSKLSDLYVEDGDFVRLKTLQLGYNLPASLLTKIHLQKLRLYVSADNLLTFTDYTGFDPEIGARGSLDIGIDRGVYPQAKTFRLGFNATF
- a CDS encoding RagB/SusD family nutrient uptake outer membrane protein: MKNIAKKTSTLFLSALLLGASAGCEDFLDRSPLDTRTEDNFYRTQADATEALIGVYDVLQWNTVIGFHPTPLVLDILSDDAYSAGQASSEPNLLQMDRHQILTTNGEVQGLWKKHYIGISRANTLLQRIQGINAPEDFKKRTIAEAKFLRAHFYLDLVRFFENVPLILAPQAPSEYNQPQATPKAVYDQIALDLTEAMADLPASNLRQSTGRATKWAAKALLAKTYLFYKGVYNQDLQAGSTAVTAQVALQHLNDIITTSGHDLLPNYADNFTRANEFSVEAVWEISYSDENPWYDWGYIQGGEGNMQPQQQGPRIKNPATENYLAGWSTATPTQELYDAFEANDPRRDATILAETELAGGKANLNIGYQHTGYFSQKYTTSKEYAPAAGQLELNWGNNYRAIRFSDVLLMAAELRLSTGGDAQTLLNRVRSRVGLPEKPATLANIFQERRVELALEGHRYWDLLRRGTAVANAAITVNRTTLPANYEGAVSDFKIQFNSARKGFLPIPQSELDLSAGTLKPNAGY
- a CDS encoding PKD domain-containing protein codes for the protein MRKQIKVVTLLLLGALVWTGCEVEDPELAPAPTSEQVAFSVQPTASNPNILSFTSTSPGFKALWDFGDGATGDGTTVTHAYPLKGEYTVMLTIYTAGGSTSSTKKVTIANTNPTMLNREDYNFLTGGANQLEGKTWVIDKEASGHLGIGPITGTTPEWYTAAPNEKASEGYYDDEMIFKLGNTLSYTYKNNGTTFANGDNAAGIGGTNGGGDKTVNYTPPTNLTWSILDENGKKYLILSNGGFIGYYTGVSRYEILKLTADEMYIRSGSAAVAEHAWYQKLVRKGYSVPKPPKEYKAVDINDNFDTPGNFTWKFENILFNDSYDNPAQVAANNSEKVARYTRQAGQANEFGNAFIQFKHNLDLTQRHVFKVKVFLPSYNDYTTQGGAEDWSPVKTLQRQLSVKLQNSELGGNAWTTQAEVVQQVTQMDQWVELTFDFGAHASRKDFDKIIVQFGGEAHWNPGIFYLDDFRLMP
- a CDS encoding family 16 glycosylhydrolase, with translation MKKISYLALCLAVFCCLTVRGQSGNFNELVWSDEFNGDGVLDPTWWSYDLGTGNNGWGNSELQSYTNQLANVRQSSGKLVIEALKQNGNWTSGRVKTQGKFKFTHGRVEWRAKLAPGVGTWPALWMLGESITTKGWPACGEIDVMEYVDKTPGRVQAAMHTPSSYGNTQNVGATQVPDATSAFHVYAAEWTANEIKFFVDNTLFYTYAPPVKDARTWPLNEDFFLIMNIAVGGNLGSEPTLETNGQKNGIDPNLTSTRMEIDYVRVYQPFSSLSLTGPALVKPQAQNLTFTASRLANATYNWTVPAGATIVSGQNTSEIVVNWGKKSGQISVQMQHNGQTYSKTLEVKAKLAPSGTSFQIEGFAPVPTAQLTGSGGTFSFSQAREAMQIKYNVTSPSNLPTVLYELETPLDMTGYPVLAAAIKTKNLSRTVTLRVDLQDAAGTITGGNQVFSLSPLIDDGEFYTYHFNYQNQLGTGASQVNPENIIKVRLLVNYGLFGEPGQDSLWIDHFSVLPALPATPSRASHVAATMAASGVQLTWQDNAANEQGFTVHRSSQSHDGYTQIASLGAGVRTFTDPTGTRDTFYKVQAYNAIGAADFSNIATVAGVLASAEEAWTKSQFVLYPNPAQHTFFVSFPAQTKIKSVRLFTMASQEVPLLLSFQPVQKHTLEVKPATALPAGLYLCQIETQNAVLVKRLLIQNPTP